The Planococcus halocryophilus nucleotide sequence GATTCCGCATATTTTGCCAAGTGAGTATGGCTGGGCGAAAGTCTTGAAAGTATCACAGCGTGAAGGCGCAGTAGTCGATATCGGCACAACACGCGAAGTTTATTTGTTACCAGCGGATCTTCCACAAATTTTAGAGTTATGGCCAAAACAAGGCGATCATATCTTTATGACGCTTCGCACAGATCGCCACGGCGATTTATATGGACGTTTAGCTACAGAAGAAAAAGTATTGGAATTGATGGAACCAGCACCAGAAACTCTTTTCAATCAAAACGTACAAGCACGTGCATATCGTTTATTGCCTGTTGGGACGTTTATGCTGTCAGTACCAGAAATGCACCGAATCTTTATCCACGAAACAGAACGTAAAGAAGAGCCACGTTTAGGTGAAGAAAAAATAGTACGTATTATCGATGTAAAAGATGATGGTACATTGAACGGTTCTTTACTTCCTAGAAAGCAAGAACGCTTATTAGATGATGCCGAAGAAATTATGCGTTATTTAGAACAGTCAGGTGGAAAAATGCCGTTTACGGATAAATCTTCACCAGACGAAATCCAAGAAATTTTCGGTATGAGTAAGGCTGCTTTTAAACGAGCACTCGGTAAATTGTACAAAAACCGTCAGATCATCCAAGAAGAGGGATGGACAATGTCGACGAAGTAAAGGAACCTTTTCAAGTTAATTTCGTATTAATTTGAAGAAAGGGGCAAGTTAAAATGAGAAAAATAATTACTGTAATAGCATTACTGTTTACATTATCTATTGTGCTACCGTCATACAGTTCGGCAAATGTCGGCATCAATGAAAAGTTCGGGTTGCCAATCGTAGTTTACGGAGGCAATTTATCAGCAGATGAAAAAGCATCCGTGGCTGAGAGTTTAGACGTAGCAGGAGAAGTAGATGTAGAAGAAATTGAAGTAACGGGTCAAGATTTGATTAAGTACATTAAAGACGGCGATTCACGTGCCAATATGTATTCATCAGCCAAAATCACACGTAAAGATGAAGGTGCTGGGTTGGTCATTGAAATCGTGACGCCTGTAAACATTACGCAAGTAACAACTGAAATGTATGCCAATGCGATGTTAACAGCCGGTATTGAAAATGCAACAGTAGAAGTAGCAGCACCAAAAGCCGTTACGGGTCATTCAGCGCTTGTTGGAATTTATAAAGCTTACGAAGTGAACGGAGAAGCACTAGATCCGGAGCGCACTGACGTAGCTAATGATGAATTGACAGTTGCGACGGAGCTTGTAGACGGTGGCGTTGGAGACGATGAAGTTAGCGAGTTATTAACAGAAATTAAAAAACAAATTGCTGAAAAAAAACCTGCTTCGCGTGATGAGGTAGAACAAATTGTTGAAGAGCAATTAGACAAGCTACAAATCGAGTTGAGTCCAGAAGACCGTCAATTACTAGTAGATTTGATGGACCGTATTCGTCAACTTGATATTGATTTTTCAAAATGGTCAACGCAACTAGAAGATTTGAGTAAAACAATTGAAGATAAAATTACCACGATCGTTAATGATGAAGGATTTTGGGCAAGTGTAAAAAAATTCTTTAAAAACATAGCGGACACTGTAAGTGGTTGGTTCAATTAAATGAAAACAGGCAAACCTTGGAAAGGTAGTGCAACCCAAAAGTTAGATTTGAACTCTAACTTTAAGGGGTCACTACCAAATGGGTTTGCCTTTTTTTATGAAAGCTTAATATCTTGAGGAGATCAAAAGTCAGTGATAGTATAAAGTTAATATCTTGAATTAGAGGTAAATGAGGAGGGTTAATAATGAAATTGGAAGGTATTCACCACGTTTCAGCGATAACAGCAAATGCTATTGCCAACCATGACTTTTTTACTCGGATTCTTGGATTGCGTTTAGTTAAAAAAACGGTCAATCAAGATAATCCTTCTTCTTATCATTTATTTTATGCTGATGCTGTTGGTACTCCGGGTACTGATATGACATATTTTGATATCCCTATGGCAGGACGTACTTATCCTGGTGTATCGAGTATCAGCAATACAGCATTTCGTGTGAAAAACGTTGAGGCATTAGATTATTGGGTGGATCGTTTTGATAAATTTAACGTCCCTCATGGAAAAGTTGAGCAACGCTTCAACCGGTCGACCTTAACATTTCAAGATTTTGAAGGTTCTAGATTAATGTTGGTAGTTGATGATGGCAGTGGAATTGAATACGGCATCCCATGGACAAAAGGCGGGGTTCCCGAAGATTTTGCGATTGTTGGGTTAGGTCCCGTGCGATTGACGGTCCGAAAAAGCAATAAAACGGCAGCTGTTTTGACTACTATTATGGGGTTTGAACAGATTGGGGAATATCCATCAACTGTGGAGGGACAAAAAGATATTTTAGTCTTTTCAACAGGAGATGGGGGTCCTGCTGGCGAAATACATTTAGAAGAGCGATCGGATCTCCCTCTGGAACGTCCTGGTAGAGGAAGTGTCCATCATGTTGCGTTCCGCATCAAAACGAATGAAGAATATAGCAAATGGGATGAACATTTGCGTTCAAATGGTTTGATGACTTCAGGAGAAATCGACCGTTATTACTTTAAGGCCATTTATTTCAGAGAGCCTAATGGGATTCTCTTTGAATTGTCAACAGACGGGCCGGGGTTTGCAACAGATGAACCGGTTGACCGTTTAGGAGCTGGGCTTGCACTACCGCCATTTTTAGAAACAAAACGCAGTCAAATTGAAGCATCTTTGCAACTATTGGACACCGAGTAGAATAGGGGGGAATAGAGAATGGATTTTAAATTAGTTGAATTAGGCAGTGATGAATTTGCTTATCGCCTTGAAGATGAAGGAGGCACGAAAGGTGAAATTGCTTGGACAAAATTGGCAGATGTAATGGTCATTGAACATACTTTCGTTGAAGAATCGTTACGCCATCAAGGATTGGCTAAAAAGCTTTTAGACCAAACGGCAAATTTTGCTCGTGAACATGGTTATAAGTTAGAACCTGTTTGTTCTTACGCAGTATCTGCTTTTGATCGTTACAGCGATTATGATGACGTTAAAATTTAAAAAAATATAGCACACAAAAAGCAATCCGCTGTTAATCGAGTGGATTGCTTTTGCTAATGCTCTACTATGTAGTTTTTCATTGGATACCTCCGTTTTAAATGGTTGTCATTAAGAAAACGATGGCTGTTAAAATTGAAGCTCCACCTACACCGTACATAAAATCTGCTTGACTAAAAATTAGGTTTTTTTCCATTATTTAGAACTCCTTTCAAATCTTTGTTATTAATAATTTACCCGCTAATGAGCTTTCTAAACAGGTTTTATTAAGTTAATTAGGGGAAAAGAATAAGAAAGGAGTATTTTCCTTATATATTGACTATAAATAATTAAACAGAAAGGGTGAGGAGAATGAATCAAGAAACCGTAAACAGAGCAGGAGAAAAAGTTCTTGGTATTATCGGAATCGTCTTTAATATTTTAGCAATGGCATTAATTGGTTTTGCGATGGCAAGTTACTCAAGGGCACCAGAATTCCGACAGTCTATTGAAGATGCAATTAGAGCAGATCCAACTATGGCGAATCCTGAAGATGTGGAAATGATTATGAATATGATGTCTTCAGGTTTTGGTGTGATGGGGTGGGTTATGATTGCCGTGTTGGCACTCAGCACGTTATTAGCAATTATTGCTATTGTAAACCTTCGTAAAAAAGGAAATGCATCCACAGCTGGTGTACTATTCATCTTGGCAGGTTTGTTTGCAGGCATATTATCATTAACTTCTATTTTGTTCTATATTGCCGCTATTATGTGTTTCGTTCGCAAACCGCGAGTGCAACACACGCAAACTTTGCGTGACGAGGATTTCAAGTACCAAGAAGATGAGTTCCGTCGTAAAGAAGATTCGTTTAATAACGATACTACAACGCATAAAGACGATGACACGCCTTATCGTCCACTATAAAAAGTCATGAGTTTACAAAAAACCGCTACCTATAAGGTAGCGGTTTTTAAATCGAAAACATATTTTGCTGTTTGCAAAGGATGCCCTTCAAATAATTCTTCGAATTCTTCTAAGAACTGAAAGCCGTTTGCTTCATAAAAATTACGGCCTTTCTTATTTTCGCTTTCAACATAAACAAATAGTTGATTGCCATTAAGTAAATGGCGTAAGCCCGTAGTAAACAATTGCTTGCCATAACCTGAACGCTGAAATTCAGGTTTCATATAAATAGCAATCAGTTCAGCATCGCCATCCTCGTCCACTTTCGTGAAATTGGCGAAACCGACAGGCTCTCCTTCGTGTTCTGCGAGCAAAACAATCGTTCTCTTTAAACGCATCTCCATCATTGGAGTAGAATATGATTTATCTAGAAAACTTTCTTGGACTGTTGAGGGAATGATTCCAGCATATGTGTCATTCCAACTAATTTTGGCAATTTCCTGAACAGATGTGATATCTGCGGATGTACCGGTGCGAATCATGCAATCACCTCTAAAATTCTTTATGCAATCATAACAAAAAAAGAGGTGAATAGCCACTAATGTAGAATAAGTAACAACAAAAGGGGGATGTAATATGGATTGGAAGGTTTATCAATTTGACGATTTAAGCGCAAGAAAACTATACGATGTGCTAAAGTTGCGTGTTGATGTATTTGTAGTTGAGCAAAATTGTCCTTACCCAGAACTTGATGGTTTAGATCAGCGATCGGTTCACCTTCTGTGTAGCGAAAAGGAAGATGTATTAGCCTATGCTCGTTTAGTGCCGGCTGGTGCCAAATATGAAGTGCCTTCTATAGGTCGTGTCATTGTACATAAAGATGCTCGAGGACGTGGTTTAGCAAAAGAGTTGCTAGAGCGCAGTATTGATTATATTTCAAATGAATGGCATGCTGAGGCGATTAAACTGCAAGGACAAGTTTATTTGAAGGAGTTCTACGAATCTTTTGGTTTCCAGTCGATATCAGAAAGTTATGATGAAGACGGAATTCCTCATGTGGATATGAAACGGACTCGTGCGTAACTGTAATGTTTTTGACATATAAAAAAGGATTAACAGCATAAAATTTAGGGTAAAGATTGGTATTAAACAAATATGAAATGAAAACAGAAAAGGGAGTGCTGCAAAATGGCAAGAGGAAGAGGTCTCCTAATGGCAGGTTTAGCTGCCGGAGCATATGCATATTTCAAAAACCCTGAAAATCGTGAAAAAGCCACAAAGGCTTTCAATGATGCGAAAGTGAAGGTGAACTCTTATATGGAATCACAAAATCTAGATAAGACAGGAAATACAAATTCAAATGCCGATGAACCATCAGACAGTTTACAAGATCCTCAAGAGGACATGGTTGCAGAAGGCGGAGCCACAACAACTATTCAGTATTACAACGAGAAACAACAAAAAAATAAAGACACAGAATCAGAAGATGTAAAACTATCATCAAATGATGTCAGCGAAGAAAAGGCTGAACATACCGATTCAGCAACGCCTGAAAACAAAATAAATACGGATAACTTATAAGAAAAAGGATGGTCCTAGACCATTCTTTTTTTTGCTATCTATTTTCTAGAAGTCAGCCCATTTGTAATAGCGGCGATAAGTAATATAGAGCCGCTAACCATAAATCCTTGATTGGGGTTTAAAGCTAAAGCGCCGGTGATACCAGAACCGACAACCACACCTGCAGAGAAAAACGCGTAAAAATAACCGTAAGAACGTCCGCGGGAAGTGATATTGGTTGAATCGATTAAAATAGAATTGATTGAAGGAAACAATAAAGCAAAGCCTATTCCATAAGTGCACATGCCAACATAAAGTAAAGGTTCAGTTGACATAGCGCTTAAATAAAATAAAGAAGCACCCATAACAGTAAATCCTGCGATTAAGGTATAAATCGGTTTAACAAGATCAAAAATTCGATTGATAGGAAGTAAGAATACCAATATAGCAGAAATTCCGAAGGCACTTAACAATAAGCCGCTGAGTTGAGATTCTAAACCGAGTGCTTCAACTTTAAGAGGAAGCATATAAGCTAACACTCCTTGTGAAAACATCAAGAAAAAAGCACCTGAAAAAGAACGGAGTAAGCCAATGTTTTTCAAGATATCCGTTAAAGAAGAAGGATGTTTAGTGATGCTTTCTTTTTTTATAAGTGTTCGGCGCAATAGTAAAAACGCGGCGATGCCAATAGAAAAAATCAAGACGCCAGTTATGAGCATCGTTTCTGGAACGCTATTCCGACTTGTATAAATGGCTCCGTAAGCAGGTCCAAGAATTGCCGCTAAGCCAATAAAAGCACCGGATAATGCGGATTCTTTACCACGCTTATCCGAGTTTGTTCGGTTGGCTAAGTATGTGAAAGCAGCAGGAACTGTTAATCCAGCTGCTAGACCATGAAGAAATCTCACTGCTAACAAACTATAGGGTCCATCAATTAACGAATAGGTAAACAACGTAAAACTTGTTGATAATAAGCCAATCACTAAAATAGCAAATGGACCTTTACGATCTGAGGAAATTCCTGAAATGATATTGCCAAATGTATTAGATAACGAATACATACCGACCGCCAATCCAGCGATAAAAGGACTTGCGCCTAGCGATACCGCGTAAGGACTTATAATGGGAAGTTGAGCAAACAAGTCAAAGAAAGAAAAAAAGATAATAAGGTAAATGAAAATACGCAAGACAGTTCCTACTTTCCTAACAAATTGCAGTTTTTCGGGTTTGGTCACCCTGATGTAGGGGGAAAGACAGCTATAGTTGCTTACATTATACCATCGGAGGTCTTATGATGAAAAAAGCCATGTTTATATTAAATCCATCGTCTGGAAAAGAACGAGCTTCTGAATACCGCAGCCAAGTAGAAGAGACGCTTGCCTCAATGGGATACGAAGTGGATACAAGAGAAACAGAAAAAGAGAAAGATGCTACGAGTTTTGCAGCAGAAGCTTGCGAAAAAAAATATGATTTTATCGTAGCAATGGGAGGCGATGGCACAATTAACGAAGCTGTATCTGGGATAGCAGAAAAGCCACACGAGCCTTTGTTTTCATTAATCCCTCTCGGCACTGTTAATGATTTTGCGCGCGCTTTAGGAATTTCTTTAGATCCACCAGAAGCAATCGAAGCACTCAAAACAGGTCATGAAAAAAGAGTAGATATTGCTAAAGTTGGGGACTACTACTTTATGAATATATTAGCAATCGGAGATGTTGCAGAATCCACATATGAAGTGGATCCTGAGAAAAAAACTAAATTAGGAGCACTAGCTTATTTTATCGAAGGAGTAAAAGCAATTTCCGCTGATACTGAAACGTATTTTGAAGTTGAACATGACCATGGAATATGGTCTGGTGAAGCGAAATTAATATTAGTCGCATTGACTAATTCAGTAGGTGGATTTGAAAAACTAGCACCGGAAGCTCTGACAGATGACGGGTTGCTTCATCTTTATATTGTGAAAAATGCTGCTTTACCTGGATTTGTTCGTATTGCTACATCGGTCATCAGAGGGAAACTGGAAGAAGATCCAGCTGTCGAAGTAGTTCAAACTACGAAAGTGTCTATTAAAACAAATGAACCGTTGTCTAGTAATATTGATGGCGATGAAGGTTGTACAACTCCATTTGTGATTGACGTCTTACCCCGTCATATCCGTGCGCTCATTCCGCCAGATAAAGACGAATAACTGTATTGTCTTCTTTTACTCAATATAAAGCTAGGAACGAAGACGCAGCAAGCAAGCTGTTTATTAGGGTTTGCTTTATTTTTCTGTTAAAATTAAGTTTTATGAAGTAATAATGAAACTTTTCCCTAGTGAAATCGTCTTATATAGTATAAATTTTGTATTAAAACATTACTGAAGGCACACGGGTAAAGTTCATGTATAGAACAAATGACACGAAAAAAATACAAAAATAGCAGTTTTACTCTATTATTTCAGCTTATTTCAGTATATAGTTGAGATAATGTCAGAAAAACTTGTACAAAGAAAGACGGGGAAACCATGAATATTATCACTGCGCCAACTATTCAAGAAACCATTTCGAAAATTTTTATGAGTGAAACAGAACATTTAAACCAAATTGATGGTTTGGATAAATTTTTTGAAATTGAGACACAATTAATGTACGAAATTCATCACCTTGAAAAAGAGCGTGCAAAAGAGACGTTGAGAGAATTAATTGATATGCTGTCACTCCGTTCGGAAAAAGATATCATTCGATCTATTCGTAATTATTACATCATCTTATCTTCTGTTATGGCGCGAAAACTTTATGAAATGCGCGTTCCACCGAAAAAAGCATTTGCTTTTAACTCTGCTTGTGTAGAGTTAGTAGATAAGCATATGAATGATTCAGAATTTATGTTTGTTGCAGACGAGTTGATTGAGTTTTTTGTATCGATTATTTCTGAGCGCAAGCAACCTTCTTTTGGTCATCAAACGGTCAATAAAGTTGTGATCTACATCAACGATGAAGTAGAGCGTGATTTATCGGTCGAAGAAATTGCTAAACACTTCAATATCTCAACAAGTCATTTGTCACGCATCTTTAGAGAACATGCTGGTATTACACTTGTTGAATATTTGAATGTACGCCGAGTAGAAGAGTCGCAGTACTATCTGCGCCATTCGGATAAAGGCATTTCAGAGATTTCCAAGCAATTTCATTTCTGCAATCAAAGTTACTTTACGCGAATCTTTAAAAAGTATACGGAAGTTACGCCAAAGCAATTTCGTGACAGTCAGCACATTCCATATTTCCGGTATACATTACCAAACGCTAAGTAAGGAGAAGAAATTCTCCTTTTCTTTTTGACTTTTTTTATCGCTGTTCTGTTTAGGAATGCCGTAATTTTGTCACAAAAATTAAAAACTTTATTCGTGTTCTCTCCATGGATTGAATTTTGTTCTGCTTATCGTTATACTTCATAGTAGTTAAAAAAGGTGAAGGTGACTAAATTGAAAAAGAAAATTACATTATTAATGATGATGGCATTAGCCGTTGTTTTGCTGAGTGGATGTTCGGCAGTAGAAAACAAAGAAGGCATGTTTTATACTGTTTTTGTTAAACCGTTCGACGTGTCATTGAATTATTTAGGTGACTTGTTTGGTGGAAGTTACGGTTTGGCTATTGTAGTTATTACTATTGTTATTCGTTTAGTCTTAATGCCGTTTATGTTGCGTACTTACAAACGTCAGCAAGGCATGAAAGTCAAAATGGATGCAATGCGTCCCGAAATGGAAGACATTCAAAAACGTATAAAAGAAACAAAAGACAAAGAAGAGCAAATGAAGTTGCAGCAGGAAATGATGGGGCTTTACAAAAAGCATGAAGTAAACCCATTGAATATGGGATGTTTGCCTGTCGTTATCCAAATGCCGATCATTATGGGTCTGTATTTTGCCATTCTGCACTCACCGGATGTTCAAGCCCATGAATTTTTATGGTTTAGTCTAGGTTCTCCAGACATCATCATGACGTTGATTGCTGGAGCGGTTTATTTCTTCCAAGCAAGAGTTTCGTTATGGACAATGCCAGAACAACAACAAAAGCAGATGAAATTGTTTATTTACATTTCACCAATTATGATTATGTTCATTTCATTTACATCGATGGCGGCTTTACCGGTTTATTGGACAGTCGGAGGGATACTTTTGATTA carries:
- a CDS encoding GNAT family N-acetyltransferase, which gives rise to MDWKVYQFDDLSARKLYDVLKLRVDVFVVEQNCPYPELDGLDQRSVHLLCSEKEDVLAYARLVPAGAKYEVPSIGRVIVHKDARGRGLAKELLERSIDYISNEWHAEAIKLQGQVYLKEFYESFGFQSISESYDEDGIPHVDMKRTRA
- a CDS encoding diacylglycerol/lipid kinase family protein; translated protein: MMKKAMFILNPSSGKERASEYRSQVEETLASMGYEVDTRETEKEKDATSFAAEACEKKYDFIVAMGGDGTINEAVSGIAEKPHEPLFSLIPLGTVNDFARALGISLDPPEAIEALKTGHEKRVDIAKVGDYYFMNILAIGDVAESTYEVDPEKKTKLGALAYFIEGVKAISADTETYFEVEHDHGIWSGEAKLILVALTNSVGGFEKLAPEALTDDGLLHLYIVKNAALPGFVRIATSVIRGKLEEDPAVEVVQTTKVSIKTNEPLSSNIDGDEGCTTPFVIDVLPRHIRALIPPDKDE
- a CDS encoding DUF4064 domain-containing protein — encoded protein: MNQETVNRAGEKVLGIIGIVFNILAMALIGFAMASYSRAPEFRQSIEDAIRADPTMANPEDVEMIMNMMSSGFGVMGWVMIAVLALSTLLAIIAIVNLRKKGNASTAGVLFILAGLFAGILSLTSILFYIAAIMCFVRKPRVQHTQTLRDEDFKYQEDEFRRKEDSFNNDTTTHKDDDTPYRPL
- a CDS encoding ring-cleaving dioxygenase, yielding MKLEGIHHVSAITANAIANHDFFTRILGLRLVKKTVNQDNPSSYHLFYADAVGTPGTDMTYFDIPMAGRTYPGVSSISNTAFRVKNVEALDYWVDRFDKFNVPHGKVEQRFNRSTLTFQDFEGSRLMLVVDDGSGIEYGIPWTKGGVPEDFAIVGLGPVRLTVRKSNKTAAVLTTIMGFEQIGEYPSTVEGQKDILVFSTGDGGPAGEIHLEERSDLPLERPGRGSVHHVAFRIKTNEEYSKWDEHLRSNGLMTSGEIDRYYFKAIYFREPNGILFELSTDGPGFATDEPVDRLGAGLALPPFLETKRSQIEASLQLLDTE
- the yidC gene encoding membrane protein insertase YidC; its protein translation is MKKKITLLMMMALAVVLLSGCSAVENKEGMFYTVFVKPFDVSLNYLGDLFGGSYGLAIVVITIVIRLVLMPFMLRTYKRQQGMKVKMDAMRPEMEDIQKRIKETKDKEEQMKLQQEMMGLYKKHEVNPLNMGCLPVVIQMPIIMGLYFAILHSPDVQAHEFLWFSLGSPDIIMTLIAGAVYFFQARVSLWTMPEQQQKQMKLFIYISPIMIMFISFTSMAALPVYWTVGGILLIIQTFIGRKFYSNHPEKALESVEEKKE
- a CDS encoding DUF1002 domain-containing protein, with product MRKIITVIALLFTLSIVLPSYSSANVGINEKFGLPIVVYGGNLSADEKASVAESLDVAGEVDVEEIEVTGQDLIKYIKDGDSRANMYSSAKITRKDEGAGLVIEIVTPVNITQVTTEMYANAMLTAGIENATVEVAAPKAVTGHSALVGIYKAYEVNGEALDPERTDVANDELTVATELVDGGVGDDEVSELLTEIKKQIAEKKPASRDEVEQIVEEQLDKLQIELSPEDRQLLVDLMDRIRQLDIDFSKWSTQLEDLSKTIEDKITTIVNDEGFWASVKKFFKNIADTVSGWFN
- a CDS encoding AraC family transcriptional regulator — its product is MNIITAPTIQETISKIFMSETEHLNQIDGLDKFFEIETQLMYEIHHLEKERAKETLRELIDMLSLRSEKDIIRSIRNYYIILSSVMARKLYEMRVPPKKAFAFNSACVELVDKHMNDSEFMFVADELIEFFVSIISERKQPSFGHQTVNKVVIYINDEVERDLSVEEIAKHFNISTSHLSRIFREHAGITLVEYLNVRRVEESQYYLRHSDKGISEISKQFHFCNQSYFTRIFKKYTEVTPKQFRDSQHIPYFRYTLPNAK
- a CDS encoding GNAT family N-acetyltransferase → MDFKLVELGSDEFAYRLEDEGGTKGEIAWTKLADVMVIEHTFVEESLRHQGLAKKLLDQTANFAREHGYKLEPVCSYAVSAFDRYSDYDDVKI
- a CDS encoding MFS transporter; its protein translation is MRIFIYLIIFFSFFDLFAQLPIISPYAVSLGASPFIAGLAVGMYSLSNTFGNIISGISSDRKGPFAILVIGLLSTSFTLFTYSLIDGPYSLLAVRFLHGLAAGLTVPAAFTYLANRTNSDKRGKESALSGAFIGLAAILGPAYGAIYTSRNSVPETMLITGVLIFSIGIAAFLLLRRTLIKKESITKHPSSLTDILKNIGLLRSFSGAFFLMFSQGVLAYMLPLKVEALGLESQLSGLLLSAFGISAILVFLLPINRIFDLVKPIYTLIAGFTVMGASLFYLSAMSTEPLLYVGMCTYGIGFALLFPSINSILIDSTNITSRGRSYGYFYAFFSAGVVVGSGITGALALNPNQGFMVSGSILLIAAITNGLTSRK
- a CDS encoding S1 RNA-binding domain-containing protein, encoding MALHPGLKAVLQVKDRTTSQWILSDGSGDEVMMNASEIEEGQEIGEEIEVFLYRNRQGGVSATPMIPHILPSEYGWAKVLKVSQREGAVVDIGTTREVYLLPADLPQILELWPKQGDHIFMTLRTDRHGDLYGRLATEEKVLELMEPAPETLFNQNVQARAYRLLPVGTFMLSVPEMHRIFIHETERKEEPRLGEEKIVRIIDVKDDGTLNGSLLPRKQERLLDDAEEIMRYLEQSGGKMPFTDKSSPDEIQEIFGMSKAAFKRALGKLYKNRQIIQEEGWTMSTK
- a CDS encoding GNAT family N-acetyltransferase, which gives rise to MIRTGTSADITSVQEIAKISWNDTYAGIIPSTVQESFLDKSYSTPMMEMRLKRTIVLLAEHEGEPVGFANFTKVDEDGDAELIAIYMKPEFQRSGYGKQLFTTGLRHLLNGNQLFVYVESENKKGRNFYEANGFQFLEEFEELFEGHPLQTAKYVFDLKTATL